Part of the Syntrophorhabdaceae bacterium genome is shown below.
CGAGGATATACTGGGCAAGCTCCCTGACTACTCCCCTGCCTCCGCCTGCCTTCGTCACGTAATCGGCCACGGATCTCGCCTCGAGGGAGCCATCCGAGGGGGCCGCGGAAAAACCGGCACGCCCCATGATCCCGAGGTCGATCATCTCGTCTCCCACGTAACAGATGTCCTCATCCTTGTAGCCCGACGCCTGCTCGAACTCATCGAGCCTCGCCATCTTCGCCCCCGAGCTCCAGAGCATCTCGGGAGGGATTCCGTAGATCTTCGCCATCTGCTCGTCTGCCCTCGAGACCTTGGTGGTGAGGAACGAGACCCCTATTCCCGATTCAAGAAGGGCTTTCACTCCCATGCGGTCATGGAGGGAGAAGGCCTCGGATTTTGTCCCCTCCTGCGTGTAGTAAAGCGTATTATCCGTGAGCACCCCGTGTATGTCGAGGACCACGAATTTGACTTTCCCTGCCTTTTCCATCGCGTCTGCCTTAGCCATGGCGCCCCCCTATTTGTATCCCATTTTGGTGACTTTAAAGACCCAGCCTTCCCATTTGTCCATGGCCCTGAGGATAAATTCGCACGTCTCCCTCATGGCGCCCCTGCCGCCGGGTGCATTCGTGACGTAGCAGGCAACGGCCTTTACCTCGTCGGCCGCGTCCGCGGTTGCCACGGGGAAACCGACTTTTTTCATTATCGGGAGGTCTGAAAGCTCGGAGCCGAGGTAGCCTATATCGGAATCGGTAATATCCATCTCCTTCCGTATCTCCTCGAGCTTCGCCGCCTTGTCCGTGATGCTATAGTAGAATTTGTCGAGTTTAAGCTCCTTCGCTCTGAAAAGGCCCTCTCCGTCGATGGAAGTCGTGTCGAGATAGGCGATCCTGATCTCGTTCGCCGAAAGGGAGAGGTCTCCGAATCCGTCCATGTGCCAGAAGCCGTAGCGCCTGTTCCCTTCGATATCGCAAAAGAGCGTGTTGGCCGTAAGGGTCCCGTGAATGTCATGGCCGAAAAGTTTTACCTTCCGCGCCCTTTCACGGGCATTTTCCACATCCTTTTGAAATTCCATCCTGCCCTCCTTTTCAGTCTATGCCGTACTCCGCCCACCTCGCCTTTACCTTGGCCATGGTCCCTTCATTGAGCCTGATCTCCGTCGGCTTGATCTTCCATTCGTAAGGGATGGTGGCATCGAGAATGAGCCGGGAGGTGATGAACTTGTTCTCATCCGCGCCGAGTGCCGGGTCGAGGGGCGTTGACCTGCCGCGGTTGATGATCTGGGTTCCCCGTGCAGGGTTGAACCGCGTACCCAGGGCCCACCAGATGCGGGGGATATCGTCCGCATCGATGTCGTCGTCTACGATGATGACGCCTTTGATCCCATAGGAGCCTGTATTGCTCGCGATCACGGCCGCGCTCACCTGGTCCGCATGGCCCGGATACATCTGCTGCACCGAGACCACCACCCAGAAGCGGCCGGCTGCCTCGGGCATGGTATAGACGGACTTGATGCCCGGTATCTCCATCTTCTTGAGATCGGTCCAGAGAGAAGCGTTGCGGGTGAAGGCATAGAGCATATGCTGGTCCCCCACGGGCCTGCCCACGCTCGTCTCCCAGAGGATCGGTTTATTCCTGAAATAGATACGCTTCACGTCAAGCGCCGGTTTGGGGATCGGCTTGATAAGCTCTTCCGTGTAATAGCCTGTATATTCGCCGAAGGGTCCTTCGTTTCTCAGCTTCTCGGGATCGATCTCCCCTTCGAGCACGATCTCCGCATTCGCGGGGATGGGGAGGCCTGTGAGCTGGCCCCTTACCGTCTCCACGGGGGCGCCCCTCAAGGAGCCGACCACGTCATAGCCGCTTTTCGCCTTGGCCACCGTGGCGGCGCTCGCGAAGATGTGGAGCGGATCGCTTCCGATAATGGCGCAGGCAGGCATCTTCTTTCCCTGCTTGCCGTACTTCTTCATGATCCGGTCGGCCTTTTTGCCTTTGAGTATCTGGACGCCTACCGTCTTGTCGTCGAGGATGCCCATGCGGTAGGTGCCAAGGTTCACGTCTCCCGTCTCCGGGTCCTGGATCACCATGAAAACAGCGGTGCCGAAATAGCGGCCGCCGTCAAGCTCGTAAAATCTCGGGGAGGGGAAGGTGAAGGTGTCGACTTTCGGCCCGTCCATAATGTTTTCAAATATGGGACCGTCTTTTACCTCTTTGGCGGGGATGAGCTCTTTCACCACGAGGTTCACCCATTCCTTGGTGAGCTCTACCATGGAGAGCTCGGGGCTCTTACCGAGGATCATGGCGAGCCTTTCGGTCGTGCCGAAGGCGCCGGTAAGCACCGGGCTCGAGTACTCCTTCACGTTCTCGAACAGGAGGGCGGGGCCGCCTTTTTCCTCAACGACCTTCGCGATATGGGAAATCTCGAGGTTCCAATCGACTTCCGCCTTTACCCGTTTCAACTGCCCTACTTTTTCGCACATTGCGATGTAGTCGCGTAAATCCATATCACCCTCCCTGGTTCCGGTATTTTGGTAGTAGTTTCGTCCACGGTCGAATCCTCCGCGATGGATCGTCTCATGAAGCCCCTTACGTGCGTGCCGATGTATACAATAAATCCTGAAGTCCCCACCCTGTCAATTTAGTTGTTCTTATGGGCTATAAGAAAAAGCTATACTTCGACCTTCACTCACATTTAACGTAGTTCCCGATTCTTCCATTCCCTTGTGGCATAGGAAACAGATGGGGATGCCGAAATGGGGGTTGTGGTTATTTTTCGGTACAGGGCGGCGCCGGCCGCAATTAAAGCCCTAAATAAGTCCTTGACATGTTTTGCCCAGGGTATATTTTATAAGAAAAGATTATGCTTTCTTACTCCCTCAATTCGCTGATCGTCTTTTGCGAGGTGATCAAGCTCCACAGCTTCTCCAAGGCGGCGGACGCGCTCTTCATGACCCAGCCCGGCGTGTCGAATCACGTGGCCCAGCTCGAGGCCCAGGCCGGCAGCAGGCTTCTCGTGCGGGAGAAGGGAAGGCTCAAGCCAACCAAGGAAGGCAAGATAATCTATAAATATGCAGAAAAAATAGACGCCACCGCGCGCGGACTCGAGGGGGTCCTCAGGACCATGAGGAAGGACGCCAAGCCGCTCCTCAAGATCGCGACCACGCCCGTCTATTCCCGCATCATGATGCCTTTTATTCTGGGGAGTTTTCAAAAGGCAAATCCGGACATCATGATCAAGCTCGATGTGGGGAGCTCGGCGGATATGGTGAAGAGTGTGGCTTCCATGCAGAACGATGTCGTCATCGTGGCAAGCCAGAAGACTTCGAAAAAGCTCTTCGCTTACCCCCTCATCAAGGAGGACCTCGTACTCATCACCTGTAACGGCCATCCCCTCTCGAAAAAGCAATCGGTCTCCCTTGAAGATATCGCTCAATACCCTCTGGTGATAAGAGAAGAGGGTTCGGCGACGAGAAAGGTCGTGCTCTCCGCCTTTGACGCGAAAAGCATCAAGCCCACGATCCTCATCGATATGAAGAGCACGGATTTCATCAAGGAATGGATTTCTCAGGGCAAGGGGATCTCCCTTCTCATTAGGAGGGCTGTACTGGAGGACGAATACAAATACCTCAAGGTCGTGCCTCTCAAGGATGCCCTCTCGCTCGAAGTATCGATCCTATTCCTCAAATCGAGGAAATATGACAGGTCCATAGAAAAATTCCTCGAATACGTAAAAGAGCTGAAGGCCCAGGGCGTGCTTTGAGATTCGCTCAAGTATGCCCCTCCCCCGGGTTTTGAAAAGAGGAGGGGCATCGGGGGTAATGGTAAGAAGCTTCTAAAAATATGAAACTGTCTTTTGGGCCGGGACCCGATAAGGGTAACCCGGCCCGTTTCTTCTCTTATGCCTTCGACGGCTTCGCCTCGGTTAAAGGCCAGTAATTAAATGCGCCCGTATAGGTGGCGATAACGGGGAAGGTGAAGCTCAAAAGCGCCGTTGCCACCCACAGCTCGAACACGTATCCCGGAGCTCCGCTCGGCAGGCTGCCTGCGGTCAGGAAGCTGAACCACGAATAGAGGTAATACATGAGCACGGAAAGGACGATGGAGAGGATGATCAGGACCACTCCCTTTCCCGGCTGTTTTACCGTCTGAACAGGCGCGGTCTGCATGAGGAGGAGCATGATGAACTCTCCGAATATGATGCAGATCGGGACTTTCACCGCATAAACCACCACATCCATTCCAAGGCCGTTCACGAATATGGATTGGACGATAAGGGCGATCACGATCACGAGCACGCTCACCATGATCCCCCACAGCGGCTGGCGACCGAAGGCCGGGGCCTTCGCCGGGATGCTGCTTAAGGGCCAGAAATCAAGCTCCACCCAGGCAAGTATGACGGCCAGGGCCGTGAGAAAAAAGGCCAGGCTCGACCACGCGTTGAAGGCCCCTCCCGGATCGAGGGCAGGGCTATAGAAGGGCGCGCCCTTTGCGAAGCCAAAATTGAAAAGTGCCTTAAAGAGTATCCATGCAACGGCATAGGAGACCACGAGGGTGCCGAACCCCACGAAGGCGGGGTGGTTCCCCTTGATCCCTGCCGCCGGCCAGCACTGCCACACCACCACGCACCAGAAAGTCATTATCACCGTCATGATCGTGAAAAAGACGAGAAAGGGGGTCGGCGGCTGCACAAAGCCCCCCACGGTCTTCAAGGACCACGCGGCCACGAGAGCACCCATGAGAAAGTTGATGAGGAGCAGATAAAGGCCCTTTAAAGGCTGCTCCAGTTTATCCGCAGGCGGGGGATAATTGGTCTGCCAGACCATCCCTATGATAATGGAGCTGGGGATAAGGGTCATGGCGAGATAACCCGCCCAGGTGAGAAAAGTATCGGTTTTGAACCAGACGATGATTCCGAAGGCGATGAAGAAAACGATCACGGTTGCCAGTATCCCTAAAAACGGCTGCTTTATTCCTCCCTGCTGCTCATCCATGCCTTGCCCCCTGTTCATTTTTTATGGAACTTCGTGCAATGCAGGTCCGCCCTCTGGAACGGGCCTTATAACCTCGCTCTGTACCCACCCTCGCGTTGCGGCGTGCAGGGTCCTTATCTCAGCCTTACTCCCGTCATCAACTGGCTCACGATGCGGGACATGGCATCCGGCTTCCGTTCCGTCCTTGGAGCCGCCTCCTTCTTGCTCCATACGGACTCCGGCCTCACCTGGAGGATGATGACATTGTGGGGGAACTCCATGTCGCCGTCGATACCGAATTCAATGTCATAGGCTTTCCCGTAGTACCCTTCTATCAGCTTTCCTACCCTTGCGAGCTCCTTCACCTCCTCCGGCGAGAGGCACCGGGTTACCCTCTTCTCCTCGTCTACCGACGTTTCCACGATGTCGCTGCTGCCTTCCCTGTAGACGCATTGGATCTCCTTGCTGCCCACGACCAGCTTGATGAGCTCGAAGGTGACCTTGTCCACGAGGTACGTGTCCGGCGTGACGAGACCGCTTACCACGGCCTCTCCGAGACCGTAGCTCGCGTCTATGGAGATTTTCGACATGTCTCCGTTTATGGGATTGATGGTGAATATGATGCCCGATACCCGGGAATTGACCATCTTCGGAATGCCGACCCCTATATTGAAGAGGAAAGGCATGCCTTTATTCATCCTGTACATGATCGCTTCCGTGTTGTACGCACTCGACCAGCATTTCCTGATATAGGCGATCAGGTCCTTCTCGCCGCAGATATTGAGATAGGTTTCCATCTGTCCGGGCATGGAGACGGCCCCGCTGCTTCGTACCGCCACCGGGCAGGAGGGGCACTGGGACATTTCGCATAGCCTGTCGTAGTTTTCGAGGATATCGTCTTCGAGGAGGGCGGGCATCTCCGCGGATTCGATAAGCTCCATGGCAATGGCGCTCGCGTGTTTTGCCGTGTCGAAGGTGACGTGTCCCAGCGTTTCTATCTGGGTTTCGATCGTCCCTTTAATCCCCGTCAGCTCGAGAAACCGGTTATTTGCGTGAATGGTGAGGGCGAACCCCGGAGAGACCGGGATTCCCGCCTTTATCATCTCTCCGAGGTTGGCATTCTTCTTTCCCACAAGGGGAAAATCCTTTCCGTCCGTCTCTTCATACCATAAGGTGAGTCTCTTCTCTTTCTCCTCCATACCGCCCTCCGGAGGGGTTTCCTCCAGTTTTGTGATTTCCTCCCGGTCTTCCCCCGGGGAGACTGGAACGCTTATGCCTTCGCCCGTTCGAGAATGACGACCTTCCCCGTATCTCCGTCGATGCGGATCAGGTCTCCCGTCTTGATGCGCTGTGTCCCTTTGCCGGTGCCCACTACCGTGGGTAATCCATATTCTCTGCAGACAATCGCCGCGTGGCACATGGGACCGCCCACGTCGGTGACGGCGCCGGCGATTTTCACGAAGGATGGCGCCCAGCTCGGGGAAGTGGTCCTCGCTACGAGGATCTCTCCTTCCTGGAGGTCGGCCAGTTCTTCAACGCTCATGAGCACCCTGGCCTTTCCTTCGACCACTCCCGAAGATCCCGGGGAGCCCTGGATCTCGTTGGAGACCTCTCCCTCTTCCGGACCCGCAAGCCATCCCTTGAGCACGTCCCCCGTGACGCCCCACATCACGATGGTGAAGGGCTCGGTGACTACTTCGGGCGGCGTGCCGAGGGCCGGCGGAGGCGTCCACTCTTTGAACTTCTGATATATCTCTTTCCTCCGGGCGATCTGTTTCGGCCAGTACGAGGGCCCCCGGGGTTTGATTCCCGTTGCCCAGGCCGTGGTGTAGTCCCATATGGCCTGCTTGATCTCATCCCGTTTGAGGTACCAGATGTCCGTATCCGCATTTTCCATAAAACCGGCATTTTCCAGCACCTTGCCCACCTGGCGTATCTTGCCCCAGAAGAGGCTGTGGAACCAGTGCTCCACATAGAAGGTGTGGTCCTCGGCATAAGGCAGTGCAAGGCGGGCCACTGAAAGGGCCTGGTCGAAGGCGGCGCGGTCATCGTCGCTTCGTATGAGGCCCCTGTACTCTTCCGCGATCCTGTCGCGCTCCTTGAGGAGGCTTTCCGTGGGCCTCCCTATCTCTTTACCCGCTTTCAATGCCTTGATATTGGTCCGTATGGCATCGAAGGGGATGTTGAGATTATCGTTCCAGGAGATGTGGGTGTGGTACCATCCCGTTCCGGTGGAGATATAGAACCAGGGATACCGGGACTTGTGCAGCTGGCTGAGCCACTCCTTCCCCACAGGGATCTTCTCGAGCTCCGCCATCAGCTGCTCCGCTTTCAGGGGCTTCGCGAAGACGTCCTCAAGGCCCGCCGACACGGCAAGCTTCGAAAGGCTGATCAGCTCCGCGTCCGGCCTGAAAAGGAGCGCCTCCATGCCTGCCGACATCTTGACGAGGGTCGATATGGGGATACCGGGGAATATCTGGTCCGCCGTATTGAAGAAGGTAACCTGCGCGGCATAGGCAAGGTTCAGGAACTCGAAATGGTGCTGCCAGCACAGGAGGCCCAGATTGATAAGCTCGTCGTATTTTTTGAGCATCTCATAGCCGCTCCCTTTACCCACGCCGTCCCTGATGATGCGTATGTCCTCCATTTCAGGGAGATCGGTGAAGGTGGTCGCCTCGAGCTGCTCGAGCACGGCGGTCATCTTCTTTTTCCAGTTCTCGTACAGCCTGTCCCAATTCTCGTAATAGTAGCCGGCGCGCTCGACGAAAAGGGGAACTCTCTTTTCGATCTCCTCCATGGTGGGGACGCCGACGGGGCTGATGTAGACGTAGCCGTTCACGATCCTGTGGGCAATGCCGAGCGCCGGGGGGACCATGAAATGGCGGGTATTGTACTGGGAAAGGGCGAGTGACCACGCTTCATCCCAAATCAGATCGAAGGGATAATGGGGCTCCGGGTAGTGGAGACCGTCATAGAACCAGATCTGGCTGCTCTCGAAGGCCGACCGCTCAGGATCGTCTTTCGAGAACTGGTACTGGTAGGGATACATCGTCTCCCAACCTTCAGTGCCGGGAATGGTCGGAACGTCGTGGGGATCCATAAATCGTGTCGCCATAATGCCTCCTCCCCTTTCGGGCTGTCTATAATCGGAACCATTTAGGTTCGTCAAAGCGCTCCGTGCAACGGAGTATGCGGCTTTTATAATTGGCCACATATCCGTTCTTCAGTTTCAGAGTGGTCTTCCTGAAATCTTCGTTGTTGAGGAGCCGGCCTATATCCACCGGATCCCTGAAGGTAAATTCCGCGACGATCTCGCTCGTGCCCCCGATCACCGTGTTCCAGCCGCCCGTAATCTCCATGTAATCGATGGTTTTGAGGGCAGGGATATGCTCATTGATAATGAAGTCCCCGTACTGCCCCTTCATGCCGGGCCTCAGATCGTAATACTGGTGGAACTTCCATACCCCTTTCTGGATGGTATACTCCTGCCTCTTAAGCCTGCCCAGGGGCTCATGGACGGTATAGCTGTAGTTGAAGACGAAGGATTTCAGGTTCAGGTTCAGGTCCCGGAAGTTCTTCGAGGAGATCACCTGTGAGAGCTCCGTCAGGTCGGCCGCCCGGTGAACGCCTACCACTCTGGGGCCGAATCCCACCTCCACGTAATACCCTCCCACCGCCGCAAGCCCCATCTCATTCATCCGGGGCAGATAGGCGGCGATAAATTCGCCATATTCGGCTTCCTTCTCCTGGATCACATCGAAATTCTGGGTGAATAATACGGGCATGAAGACCTCCTTCAGGACGTCGCGACCCATTGACGCACAACCGGACACAGGGCCCACACTCAAGCCGACAGGTTGAAGAAATGAATGTTACCTTTGGGCTAATGTAGATTTTGTATACCATACCTGTCAATTCATTTAATCTGATGTTATATAAGAATCGCTAATGATTACGTCCGCTCCCGGCAAGGCCCGCCGGTCGGGCGGGCACGGGAGCAGGTTCTCATTGCATCCCTTTTTTTCGCTGCAGTAGCCCTGTACGCGGAATTCCGGGGTCCATAATGAAAGTGAATAATAAGTCAGACGATAAGGCAGACGATAGCCTTGTCTCCCTCCCGCTCACATGGTACAATGGGGCATGGGACGCGCCTGCCTTATCCTCGATTTTGACGGGACCATAATCGATTCAGGACCCATTTTCTTTGAATGTATGAACGAGCTGGGGGAAGAATTCGGCTATGCCGATGTGGAGCCGGGGAAGGCTTTAAGGGAAATGAGCGCCCGCGAGATCTTCACGACCAGACTTGGCCTTTCCCCCGAAAGGCTTTACGACTGGACCGGGCGGTTTAAGGAGCTCCTCAGGCTTCGCATGGTGAAGGCCATCCCTTTTCCCGGTATGAAAGAGGCCGTGGGGCGGCTTAGGGAGTCTTATTGCCTCGGCATACTTACCTCGAACTCCGAGGATGTGGTGCGCCATATCCTGCACCGCAACGGCTTCGGCCAGGTTGATTTCATCTTTCCCGATGCCCCCATATTGGAGAAGGACCTCGCCCTTGCCCGGCTCCTGAGAGATCGGAGCCTTCAGACCGGAGAGACCCTCTATGTCGGAGATGAGGTCCGCGACATCGACGCGTGCCGCAAAACAGGCATCAGGATCGTATCCGTGACCTGGGGCTTCAATTCAAAGGAGGCCCTTTGCCGCAAAAATCCCGATTTTCTGGTCGATTCCGCGGAGGAGCTGGTGGCACTCCT
Proteins encoded:
- a CDS encoding HAD hydrolase family protein, whose translation is MAKADAMEKAGKVKFVVLDIHGVLTDNTLYYTQEGTKSEAFSLHDRMGVKALLESGIGVSFLTTKVSRADEQMAKIYGIPPEMLWSSGAKMARLDEFEQASGYKDEDICYVGDEMIDLGIMGRAGFSAAPSDGSLEARSVADYVTKAGGGRGVVRELAQYILEAQGRWDAFMEKFK
- a CDS encoding HAD hydrolase family protein, which gives rise to MEFQKDVENARERARKVKLFGHDIHGTLTANTLFCDIEGNRRYGFWHMDGFGDLSLSANEIRIAYLDTTSIDGEGLFRAKELKLDKFYYSITDKAAKLEEIRKEMDITDSDIGYLGSELSDLPIMKKVGFPVATADAADEVKAVACYVTNAPGGRGAMRETCEFILRAMDKWEGWVFKVTKMGYK
- the ppcB gene encoding phenylphosphate carboxylase subunit beta, giving the protein MDLRDYIAMCEKVGQLKRVKAEVDWNLEISHIAKVVEEKGGPALLFENVKEYSSPVLTGAFGTTERLAMILGKSPELSMVELTKEWVNLVVKELIPAKEVKDGPIFENIMDGPKVDTFTFPSPRFYELDGGRYFGTAVFMVIQDPETGDVNLGTYRMGILDDKTVGVQILKGKKADRIMKKYGKQGKKMPACAIIGSDPLHIFASAATVAKAKSGYDVVGSLRGAPVETVRGQLTGLPIPANAEIVLEGEIDPEKLRNEGPFGEYTGYYTEELIKPIPKPALDVKRIYFRNKPILWETSVGRPVGDQHMLYAFTRNASLWTDLKKMEIPGIKSVYTMPEAAGRFWVVVSVQQMYPGHADQVSAAVIASNTGSYGIKGVIIVDDDIDADDIPRIWWALGTRFNPARGTQIINRGRSTPLDPALGADENKFITSRLILDATIPYEWKIKPTEIRLNEGTMAKVKARWAEYGID
- a CDS encoding LysR family transcriptional regulator, whose protein sequence is MLSYSLNSLIVFCEVIKLHSFSKAADALFMTQPGVSNHVAQLEAQAGSRLLVREKGRLKPTKEGKIIYKYAEKIDATARGLEGVLRTMRKDAKPLLKIATTPVYSRIMMPFILGSFQKANPDIMIKLDVGSSADMVKSVASMQNDVVIVASQKTSKKLFAYPLIKEDLVLITCNGHPLSKKQSVSLEDIAQYPLVIREEGSATRKVVLSAFDAKSIKPTILIDMKSTDFIKEWISQGKGISLLIRRAVLEDEYKYLKVVPLKDALSLEVSILFLKSRKYDRSIEKFLEYVKELKAQGVL
- a CDS encoding PEP/pyruvate-binding domain-containing protein; the encoded protein is MEEKEKRLTLWYEETDGKDFPLVGKKNANLGEMIKAGIPVSPGFALTIHANNRFLELTGIKGTIETQIETLGHVTFDTAKHASAIAMELIESAEMPALLEDDILENYDRLCEMSQCPSCPVAVRSSGAVSMPGQMETYLNICGEKDLIAYIRKCWSSAYNTEAIMYRMNKGMPFLFNIGVGIPKMVNSRVSGIIFTINPINGDMSKISIDASYGLGEAVVSGLVTPDTYLVDKVTFELIKLVVGSKEIQCVYREGSSDIVETSVDEEKRVTRCLSPEEVKELARVGKLIEGYYGKAYDIEFGIDGDMEFPHNVIILQVRPESVWSKKEAAPRTERKPDAMSRIVSQLMTGVRLR
- a CDS encoding PEP-utilizing enzyme, with translation MATRFMDPHDVPTIPGTEGWETMYPYQYQFSKDDPERSAFESSQIWFYDGLHYPEPHYPFDLIWDEAWSLALSQYNTRHFMVPPALGIAHRIVNGYVYISPVGVPTMEEIEKRVPLFVERAGYYYENWDRLYENWKKKMTAVLEQLEATTFTDLPEMEDIRIIRDGVGKGSGYEMLKKYDELINLGLLCWQHHFEFLNLAYAAQVTFFNTADQIFPGIPISTLVKMSAGMEALLFRPDAELISLSKLAVSAGLEDVFAKPLKAEQLMAELEKIPVGKEWLSQLHKSRYPWFYISTGTGWYHTHISWNDNLNIPFDAIRTNIKALKAGKEIGRPTESLLKERDRIAEEYRGLIRSDDDRAAFDQALSVARLALPYAEDHTFYVEHWFHSLFWGKIRQVGKVLENAGFMENADTDIWYLKRDEIKQAIWDYTTAWATGIKPRGPSYWPKQIARRKEIYQKFKEWTPPPALGTPPEVVTEPFTIVMWGVTGDVLKGWLAGPEEGEVSNEIQGSPGSSGVVEGKARVLMSVEELADLQEGEILVARTTSPSWAPSFVKIAGAVTDVGGPMCHAAIVCREYGLPTVVGTGKGTQRIKTGDLIRIDGDTGKVVILERAKA
- a CDS encoding HAD-IA family hydrolase yields the protein MGRACLILDFDGTIIDSGPIFFECMNELGEEFGYADVEPGKALREMSAREIFTTRLGLSPERLYDWTGRFKELLRLRMVKAIPFPGMKEAVGRLRESYCLGILTSNSEDVVRHILHRNGFGQVDFIFPDAPILEKDLALARLLRDRSLQTGETLYVGDEVRDIDACRKTGIRIVSVTWGFNSKEALCRKNPDFLVDSAEELVALLFPSAPGVLFPQTS